In the genome of Cyclopterus lumpus isolate fCycLum1 chromosome 19, fCycLum1.pri, whole genome shotgun sequence, one region contains:
- the noc3l gene encoding nucleolar complex protein 3 homolog, whose amino-acid sequence MGPPRSKKRRPTFRRLLKTSGVKLENKTKNRQMKQQNVAKKERKEQKKLRQAVKDTVIRTARPLETYRKRPEEEEEEEFLESLPTDMMEEDDLQRMRDMAGQASFITRDLSSCGPVHGGKKRSAEVIRGYEKVPRKLARMEEKEVIHLLPIKDRRGVVPRSVERVVTNQEEEEEEEEEAAEEPELDNDKEGSEVLTPDQREQLRVHKINERKLCIARLGSAVVSDPYGNIKRVKELRGMLMESDPCVAVTVRKLVMVSLMEIFKDVAPTYRIRPLTPEEKASKVKKETQQLRDFEEGLVSQYKFYLEDLEQTIRDWKQKKKKRSQAVGFQSYLGLAQVAVRCLCELLLALPHFNFHNNIIVILVPLMNDSVAQVSGVCCDAFRKLFQQDKEGGASLATVRVISGLVKSLSFNVRPELLRTLLCLRIKDVQMKKDLVDTAPKKTFMNYQEKRKNLSRMKRKWKKAEEKLEKELLEAEASESKEKKIKLHTETLNIVFLVYFRILKKAQKSVLLPAVLEGLANFAHLINLEFFDDLLNVLQNLVQSGDLTNRESLHCIQTVFTILSGQGDVLTVDPLNFYSQLYGMLLRLHAGAPNDDIIIVLRCLDAMLTRLKKQVTLRRAMAFVKRLSALSLHVLPNASVGLLAASRATVHAFPKCDFLLDNEVQGSGFYLPELDEPEHCNAQNTALWELHTLQRHYHPVVRRMAAHLSQGAPSDGPAALGVDLSRRSPAELFNVYSVKDMTFNPPVAPPGSKKKDRFGATLLDADLQRRAESVLTAEDTELDFTTHTLRLPHTHTLRLPHTHTEATTHTH is encoded by the exons ATGGGTCCG cccCGCTCTAAGAAGCGGCGCCCGACGTTCCGCCGCCTGCTGAAGACGAGCGGCGTGAAGCTGGAGAACAAGACGAAGAACCGGCAGATGAAGCAGCAGAACGTCGCTAAGAAGGAACGCAAAGAGCAGAAGAAGCTCCGCCAGGCCGTGAAGGACACAGTCATCAGGACGGCCCGCCCACTGGAGACCTACAGGAAGAGACCCG aggaggaggaggaggaggagttcctGGAGAGTCTGCCCAccgacatgatggaggaggacgacCTGCAGAGGATGAGGGACATGGCAGGCCAAGCCTCCTTCATCACCAGGGACCTGTCATCatg CGGGCCGGTGCACGGAGGCAAGAAGAGGAGCGCGGAGGTGATCCGGGGCTACGAGAAGGTTCCCAGGAAGCTGgcgaggatggaggagaaggaggtgatcCACCTGCTGCCCATCAAGGACCGGAGGGGGGTGGTGCCCCGCAGCGTGGAGAGAG TCGTCACaaatcaggaggaggaggaggaggaggaggaggaagctgctgaAGAGCCGGAGTTAGACAACG ACAAAGAGGGCTCTGAAGTGCTGACCCCAGACCAGAGGGAGCAGCTCAGAGTCCACAAGATCAACGAGAGGAAGCTCTGCATCGCCCGTCTGGGATCAGCTGTGGTGTCAGACCCCTACGGCAAT ataaAGAGGGTGAAGGAGCTGCGTGGGATGCTGATGGAGTCTGACCCCTGTGTTGCCGTGACGGTCAGGAAGCTGGTGATGGTTTCTCTGATGGAGATCTTTAAAGACGTGGCCCCCACCTACAGGAtccgacctctgaccccagAAGAGAAGGCCTCCAAG GTGAAGAAGGAGACGCAGCAGCTCCGAGACTTTGAGGAGGGTTTGGTGAGTCAGTATAAGTTCtacctggaggacctggagcAGACCATCAGAG ActggaagcagaagaagaagaagcgcaGTCAGGCGGTGGGCTTCCAGTCGTACCTGGGCCTCGCTCAGGTGGCCGTCCGCTGCCTGTGTGAGCTGCTGCTCGCTCTTCCTCACTTCAACTTCCACAACAACATCATCGTCATCCTCGTCCCCCTCATGAACGACTCCGTCGCGCAG gtgtcaggtgtgtgttgtgatgcATTTAGGAAGCTCTTCCAGCAGGACAAAGAGGGCGGGGCTTCGTTGGCCACGGTGCGTGTCATCTCCGGACTCGTCAAGAGCCTCAGCTTCAACGTCAGACCTGAG CTCCTCAGGACCCTGCTCTGCCTGAGGATCAAGGACGTGCAGATGAAGAAGGACCTGGTGGACACGGCACCAAAGAAGACCTTCATGAACTaccaggagaagaggaagaacctgtccaggatgaagaggaag tggaaGAAGGCggaggagaagctggagaagGAGCTGCTAGAAGCTGAAGCCTCTGagagcaaagagaagaagatCAAGCTG cataCAGAGACTCTGAACATCGTCTTCCTCGTTTACTTCAGAATCTTGAAGAAAGCTCAGAAATCAGTTCTTCTTCCAGCTGTTCTGGAGGGACTCGCTaa ctttGCTCACCTGATTAATCTGGAGTTCTTTGATGACCTGCTCAACGTGCTGCAGAACCTCGTCCAATCAGGA GATCTGACCAATCGGGAGAGTCTCCACTGTATCCAGACCGTCTTCACCATCCTGTCAGGAcaag GTGACGTCCTGACCGTGGACCCGCTCAACTTCTACTCTCAGCTCTACGGGATGTTACTTCGTCTTCACGCAG GGGCGCccaatgatgacatcatcattgtGCTACGGTGCCTGGACGCCATGCTGACCCGCCTCAAGAAGCAGGTGACCCTGCGGAGGGCGATGGCGTTCGTCAAGCGACTGAGCGCGCTCAGTCTGCACGTGCTGCCCAACGCCAGCGTGGGGCTCCTCGCCGCCAGCAGAGCCACCGTGCAT GCGTTCCCGaagtgtgacttcctgttagacAACGAGGTTCAGGGCAGCGGCTTCTACCTGCCGGAGCTCGACGAGCCGGAGCACTGCAACGCCCAGAACACGGCATTGTGGGAattacacacactgcag agacactaccacccGGTGGTGCGGCGGATGGCAGCCCACCTCAGCCAGGGGGCGCCCAGTGACGGGCCGGCGGCGCTCGGCGTGGATTTGAGCCGCAG GTCTCCGGCGGAACTGTTTAACGTCTACAGCGTCAAAGAcatgacctttaacccccctGTAGCTCCACCCGGCAGCAAGAAGAAG GATCGTTTCGGAGCGACGCTGCTGGACGCCGACCTGCAGAGACGAGCTGAGAGCGTCCTCACTGCCGAGGACACGGAGCTGGactttaccacacacacactgaggctaccacacacacacactctgaggctaccacacacacacactgaggctaccacacacacacactga
- the LOC117748353 gene encoding TBC1 domain family member 12-like isoform X3 encodes MESSDEASSSSVTVNNADESSPWRHRGRERSSSADVIARVQRCPRRPIRSGSDSQEAGPSLRDDVCQTNSPSVKVKCWSASSNGVASCTEGSKVDCCGGGASDLPLDESTCSAPQCINPVTPPSDSDSDTQEGDDDAFNTVGELSPPPPRHRNTYESGRRQSAPGQLVQDHGGSESELQSRRPGLAEYFSRKQRSVPQSAPGWKLFGKVPPKQSPTKQAQIIQQEFEARQMAACSSPTHHAAGQQSKRKVEFEPLSTTALILEDRPPNLPAKSAEEAQRHRQQYEQMVAAAKRRELKEAQRRRQQKEQRLRQEELLSNTSLVWNLHILPHWDLIVCHCVRRSSRRAQDLWWGGLPPSVRGRVWSLAVGNELNITAGAAPAGLERITRDVSRTLPSLLVFHKGGPYHDLLQSILGAYTCYRPDVGYVQGMSSMAAMLILNMDEVEVFISFSNLINRPCQLAFYRVDHQLMLRYFGAYQVFFQETLPRLFLHFQFSGVTPDLYLMDWILSLYMKPLPLDVACRVWDVFFRDGEEFLFRAALGILRLYQDLLLHMDLVSIAQFLSRLPDEELLSDRLFACISATPMLSGNRKWTQVLSSCRDSERTS; translated from the exons ATGGAAAGCAGCGATGAGGCGTCCTCTTCATCGGTGACCGTAAACAATGCAGACGAGTCCTCGCCGTGGCGCCATCGTGGCCGTGAACGCTCCTCCTCTGCCGATGTCATTGCTCGGGTTCAGCGTTGCCCGAGACGACCAATCAGAAGCGGCTCTGACAGTCAGGAGGCGGGGCCTAGTCTGAGGGACGACGTCTGCCAAACAAACAGTCCGAGTGTGAAAGTGAAGTGTTGGTCTGCGAGCTCAAACGGGGTGGCGTCCTGCACTGAGGGGTCAAAGGTTGACTGctgtgggggcggggcttcagacCTCCCCCTGGACGAGTCTACCTGCTCCGCACCTCAGTGTATAAACCCTGTGACTCCCCCCTCAGACTCTGACTCTGACACACAGGAGGGGGATGATGACGCCTTCAACACAGTGGGGGAGCTGAGCCCCCCGCCCCCTCGCCACAGGAACACCTACGAGAGCGGCCGCAGGCAGAGCGCCCCGGGTCAGCTGGTCCAGGACCACGGGGGGTCAGAGTCTGAGCTGCAGTCCAGGAGGCCAGGCCTCGCCGAGTACTTCAGCAG gaagCAGCGGTCCGTCCCTCAAAGCGCTCCTGGTTGGAAGCTGTTTGGTAAAGTTCCTCCCAAACAGAGTCCCACCAAACAGGCTCAGATCATCCAGCAG GAGTTTGAGGCACGGCAGATGGCCGCCTGCAGCTCCCCTACCCATCATGCCGCGGGGCAGCAGAGCAAGAGAAAGGTGGAGTTTGAGCCGCTGTCGACCACAGCGCTGATCCTGGAGGACCGGCCGCC gaaCCTCCCAGCCAAGTCCGCGGAGGAGgcccagagacacagacagcagTACGAGCAGATGGTGGCCGCGGCCAAGAGGAGAG AGCTGAAGGAGGCTCAGAGGAGGCGGCAGCAGAAGGAGCAGCGGCTCCGACAGGAGGAGCTGCTCTCAAACACGTCGCTGGTCTGGAACCTGCACATCCTGCCACACTGGGACCTCAT tgtctgTCATTGTGTCAGGAGGTCTAGTCGCCGGGCTCAGGACCTGTGGTGGGGCGGTTTACCTCCCAGTGTCCGAGGGCGGGTCTGGAGCCTCGCTGTGGGAAACGAGCTCAACATCACTGCAG GTGCAGCGCCGGCCGGCCTGGAGCGCATCACGCGGGACGTCTCTAGGACTTTGCCCTCACTGCTCGTCTTCCACAAG ggcGGCCCTTATCACGACCTGCTGCAAAGTATTCTGGGAGCTTACACCTGTTACAGACCTGATGTGGGATat gTCCAGGGGATGTCCTCCATGGCAGCCATGTTGATCCTGAACATGGACGAGGTGGAGGTCTTCATCAGCTTCTCCAACCTGATCAACAGACCCTGTCAGCTGGCTTTCTACAGAGTGGACCACCAGCTG ATGCTCAGGTATTTCGGGGCCTACCAGGTGTTCTTCCAGGAGACTCTTCCCCGTCTCTTCCTTCACTTCCAGTTTTCAGGTGTGACTCCAGACCTCTACCTCATGGACTG gatcctgtccctctacatgaagcccctccccctggaCGTGGCGTGCAGAGTTTGGGACGTCTTCTTTCGGGACGGGGAGGAGTTCCTGTTCAGGGCGGCTCTGGGGATTCTGAGGCTCTACCAGGACCTCCTGCTCCACATGGACCTGGTCAGCATCG ctcagtTCCTGTCCCGCCTTCCCGATGAGGAGCTGCTCTCCGATAGGCTGTTCGCCTGCATCTCGGCCACGCCCATGCTGAgcgggaacaggaagtggactcaG gtgttGTCGTCGTGCAGAGACTCAGAGAGGACCAgctga
- the LOC117748353 gene encoding TBC1 domain family member 12-like isoform X1 → MESSDEASSSSVTVNNADESSPWRHRGRERSSSADVIARVQRCPRRPIRSGSDSQEAGPSLRDDVCQTNSPSVKVKCWSASSNGVASCTEGSKVDCCGGGASDLPLDESTCSAPQCINPVTPPSDSDSDTQEGDDDAFNTVGELSPPPPRHRNTYESGRRQSAPGQLVQDHGGSESELQSRRPGLAEYFSRKQRSVPQSAPGWKLFGKVPPKQSPTKQAQIIQQEFEARQMAACSSPTHHAAGQQSKRKVEFEPLSTTALILEDRPPNLPAKSAEEAQRHRQQYEQMVAAAKRRELKEAQRRRQQKEQRLRQEELLSNTSLVWNLHILPHWDLIVCHCVRRSSRRAQDLWWGGLPPSVRGRVWSLAVGNELNITAELYEIFLSRAKEKWRSLNETDGAAPAGLERITRDVSRTLPSLLVFHKGGPYHDLLQSILGAYTCYRPDVGYVQGMSSMAAMLILNMDEVEVFISFSNLINRPCQLAFYRVDHQLMLRYFGAYQVFFQETLPRLFLHFQFSGVTPDLYLMDWILSLYMKPLPLDVACRVWDVFFRDGEEFLFRAALGILRLYQDLLLHMDLVSIAQFLSRLPDEELLSDRLFACISATPMLSGNRKWTQVLSSCRDSERTS, encoded by the exons ATGGAAAGCAGCGATGAGGCGTCCTCTTCATCGGTGACCGTAAACAATGCAGACGAGTCCTCGCCGTGGCGCCATCGTGGCCGTGAACGCTCCTCCTCTGCCGATGTCATTGCTCGGGTTCAGCGTTGCCCGAGACGACCAATCAGAAGCGGCTCTGACAGTCAGGAGGCGGGGCCTAGTCTGAGGGACGACGTCTGCCAAACAAACAGTCCGAGTGTGAAAGTGAAGTGTTGGTCTGCGAGCTCAAACGGGGTGGCGTCCTGCACTGAGGGGTCAAAGGTTGACTGctgtgggggcggggcttcagacCTCCCCCTGGACGAGTCTACCTGCTCCGCACCTCAGTGTATAAACCCTGTGACTCCCCCCTCAGACTCTGACTCTGACACACAGGAGGGGGATGATGACGCCTTCAACACAGTGGGGGAGCTGAGCCCCCCGCCCCCTCGCCACAGGAACACCTACGAGAGCGGCCGCAGGCAGAGCGCCCCGGGTCAGCTGGTCCAGGACCACGGGGGGTCAGAGTCTGAGCTGCAGTCCAGGAGGCCAGGCCTCGCCGAGTACTTCAGCAG gaagCAGCGGTCCGTCCCTCAAAGCGCTCCTGGTTGGAAGCTGTTTGGTAAAGTTCCTCCCAAACAGAGTCCCACCAAACAGGCTCAGATCATCCAGCAG GAGTTTGAGGCACGGCAGATGGCCGCCTGCAGCTCCCCTACCCATCATGCCGCGGGGCAGCAGAGCAAGAGAAAGGTGGAGTTTGAGCCGCTGTCGACCACAGCGCTGATCCTGGAGGACCGGCCGCC gaaCCTCCCAGCCAAGTCCGCGGAGGAGgcccagagacacagacagcagTACGAGCAGATGGTGGCCGCGGCCAAGAGGAGAG AGCTGAAGGAGGCTCAGAGGAGGCGGCAGCAGAAGGAGCAGCGGCTCCGACAGGAGGAGCTGCTCTCAAACACGTCGCTGGTCTGGAACCTGCACATCCTGCCACACTGGGACCTCAT tgtctgTCATTGTGTCAGGAGGTCTAGTCGCCGGGCTCAGGACCTGTGGTGGGGCGGTTTACCTCCCAGTGTCCGAGGGCGGGTCTGGAGCCTCGCTGTGGGAAACGAGCTCAACATCACTGCAG agcTGTATGAGATCTTCCTGTCCAGAGCAAAGGAGAAGTGGAGGAGCCTCAATGAGACCGACG GTGCAGCGCCGGCCGGCCTGGAGCGCATCACGCGGGACGTCTCTAGGACTTTGCCCTCACTGCTCGTCTTCCACAAG ggcGGCCCTTATCACGACCTGCTGCAAAGTATTCTGGGAGCTTACACCTGTTACAGACCTGATGTGGGATat gTCCAGGGGATGTCCTCCATGGCAGCCATGTTGATCCTGAACATGGACGAGGTGGAGGTCTTCATCAGCTTCTCCAACCTGATCAACAGACCCTGTCAGCTGGCTTTCTACAGAGTGGACCACCAGCTG ATGCTCAGGTATTTCGGGGCCTACCAGGTGTTCTTCCAGGAGACTCTTCCCCGTCTCTTCCTTCACTTCCAGTTTTCAGGTGTGACTCCAGACCTCTACCTCATGGACTG gatcctgtccctctacatgaagcccctccccctggaCGTGGCGTGCAGAGTTTGGGACGTCTTCTTTCGGGACGGGGAGGAGTTCCTGTTCAGGGCGGCTCTGGGGATTCTGAGGCTCTACCAGGACCTCCTGCTCCACATGGACCTGGTCAGCATCG ctcagtTCCTGTCCCGCCTTCCCGATGAGGAGCTGCTCTCCGATAGGCTGTTCGCCTGCATCTCGGCCACGCCCATGCTGAgcgggaacaggaagtggactcaG gtgttGTCGTCGTGCAGAGACTCAGAGAGGACCAgctga
- the LOC117748354 gene encoding uncharacterized protein LOC117748354, which translates to MDGSGMDQVWMDQVWIRYGWIRYGSDTDQVWMDQVWIRYGSDTDQIRIRYGSDTDQVRIRYGWIRYGWIRYRWIRYGSDTDQVWMDQVWIRYGSDTDQVRIRYGSGMDGSGMDGSGIDQVWIRYGSGTDQVWIRYGSGTDQVWMDQVWIRYGSDTDQVRIRYGWIRYGSGMDGSGMDQVWMDQVWIRYGWIRYRSGMDQVWVDQVWIRYRSGTDQVRIRYRSGMDGSGMDQVQIRYGSGMDGSGTDQVRIRYGWIRYGSGMDGSGTDGSGTDQVRIRYRSGTNQVQIRYRSGIDQVRIRYGWIRYGSGTDQVWIRYGWIRYRSGTDQVQIRYGSGTVQVRIRYRSGTNQVQIRYRSGIDQVRIRYGWIRYGSGTDQVQIRYESGTDQVQIRYRSGTDQVWMDQVRIRYRSGTNQVWMDQVQIRYGSGMDGSGMDQVQIRYRSGTDQVQIRYGWIRYGSGTDQVRIRYGWIRYRSGTDQVWMDQVWIRYRSGMDQVWMDQVQIRYGSGTDQVQIRYESGTDQVQIRYRSGTDQVWMDQVRIRYRSGMDQVWMDQVQIRYGSGTDQVRIRYGSGTDQVRIRYGSGTDQVRIRYRSGTDQV; encoded by the exons ATGGATGGATCAGGTATGGATCAGGTATGGATGGATCAGGTATGGATCAGGTATGGATGGATCAGGTATGGATCAGATACGGATCAGGTATGGATGGATCAGGTATGGATCAGGTATGGATCAGATACGGATCAGATACGGATCAGATACGGATCAGATACGGATCAGGTACGGATCAGGTATGGATGGATCAGGTATGGATGGATCAGGTATAGATGGATCAGGTATGGATCAGATACGGATCAGGTATGGATGGATCAGGTATGGATCAGGTATGGATCAGATACGGATCAGGTACGGATCAGGTACGGATCAGGTATGGATGGATCAGGTATGGATGGATCAGGTATAGATCAGGTATGGATCAGATACGGATCAGGTACGGATCAGGTATGGATCAGATACGGATCAGGTACGGATCAGGTATGGATGGATCAGGTATGGATCAGGTATGGATCAGATACGGATCAGGTACGGATCAGGTATGGATGGATCAGGTATGGATCAG GTATGGATGGATCAGGTATGGATCAGGTATGGATGGATCAGGTATGGATCAGGTATGGATGGATCAGGTATAGATCAGGTATGGATCAGGTATGGGTGGATCAGGTATGGATCAGGTACAGATCAGGTACAGATCAGGTACGGATCAGGTACAGATCAGGTATGGATGGATCAGGTATGGATCAGGTACAGATCAGGTACGGATCAGGTATGGATGGATCAGGTACAGATCAGGTACGGATCAGGTATGGATGGATCAGGTACGGATCAGGTATGGATGGATCAGGTACAGATGGATCAGGTACAGATCAGGTACGGATCAGGTACAGATCAGGTACGAATCAGGTACAGATCAGGTACAGATCAGGTATAGATCAGGTACGGATCAGGTATGGATGGATCAGGTACGGATCAGGTACAGATCAGGTATGGATCAGGTATGGATGGATCAGGTACAGATCAGGTACGGATCAGGTACAGATCAGGTACGGATCAGGTACGGTTCAGGTACGAATCAGGTACAGATCAGGTACGAATCAGGTACAGATCAGGTACAGATCAGGTATAGATCAGGTACGGATCAGGTATGGATGGATCAGGTATGGATCAGGTACGGATCAGGTACAGATCAGGTACGAATCAGGTACAGATCAGGTACAGATCAGGTATAGATCAGGTACGGATCAGGTATGGATGGATCAGGTACGGATCAGGTACAGATCAGGTACGAATCAGGTATGGATGGATCAGGTACAGATCAGGTACGGATCAGGTATGGATGGATCAGGTATGGATCAGGTACAGATCAGGTACAGATCAGGTACGGATCAGGTACAGATCAGGTATGGATGGATCAGGTATGGATCAGGTACAGATCAGGTACGGATCAGGTATGGATGGATCAGGTACAGATCAGGTACGGATCAGGTATGGATGGATCAGGTATGGATCAGGTACAGATCAGGTATGGATCAGGTATGGATGGATCAGGTACAGATCAGGTACGGATCAGGTACAGATCAGGTACAGATCAGGTACGAATCAGGTACAGATCAGGTACAGATCAGGTATAGATCAGGTACGGATCAGGTATGGATGGATCAGGTACGGATCAGGTACAGATCAGGTATGGATCAGGTATGGATGGATCAGGTACAGATCAGGTACGGATCAGGTACAGATCAGGTACGGATCAGGTACGGTTCAGGTACGGATCAGGTACGGATCAGGTACGGATCAGGTACAGATCAGGTACGAATCAGGTACAGATCAGGTACAGATCAGGTATAG
- the LOC117748353 gene encoding TBC1 domain family member 12-like isoform X2, translating to MESSDEASSSSVTVNNADESSPWRHRGRERSSSADVIARVQRCPRRPIRSGSDSQEAGPSLRDDVCQTNSPSVKVKCWSASSNGVASCTEGSKVDCCGGGASDLPLDESTCSAPQCINPVTPPSDSDSDTQEGDDDAFNTVGELSPPPPRHRNTYESGRRQSAPGQLVQDHGGSESELQSRRPGLAEYFSRKQRSVPQSAPGWKLFGKVPPKQSPTKQAQIIQQEFEARQMAACSSPTHHAAGQQSKRKVEFEPLSTTALILEDRPPNLPAKSAEEAQRHRQQYEQMVAAAKRRELKEAQRRRQQKEQRLRQEELLSNTSLVWNLHILPHWDLMRSSRRAQDLWWGGLPPSVRGRVWSLAVGNELNITAELYEIFLSRAKEKWRSLNETDGAAPAGLERITRDVSRTLPSLLVFHKGGPYHDLLQSILGAYTCYRPDVGYVQGMSSMAAMLILNMDEVEVFISFSNLINRPCQLAFYRVDHQLMLRYFGAYQVFFQETLPRLFLHFQFSGVTPDLYLMDWILSLYMKPLPLDVACRVWDVFFRDGEEFLFRAALGILRLYQDLLLHMDLVSIAQFLSRLPDEELLSDRLFACISATPMLSGNRKWTQVLSSCRDSERTS from the exons ATGGAAAGCAGCGATGAGGCGTCCTCTTCATCGGTGACCGTAAACAATGCAGACGAGTCCTCGCCGTGGCGCCATCGTGGCCGTGAACGCTCCTCCTCTGCCGATGTCATTGCTCGGGTTCAGCGTTGCCCGAGACGACCAATCAGAAGCGGCTCTGACAGTCAGGAGGCGGGGCCTAGTCTGAGGGACGACGTCTGCCAAACAAACAGTCCGAGTGTGAAAGTGAAGTGTTGGTCTGCGAGCTCAAACGGGGTGGCGTCCTGCACTGAGGGGTCAAAGGTTGACTGctgtgggggcggggcttcagacCTCCCCCTGGACGAGTCTACCTGCTCCGCACCTCAGTGTATAAACCCTGTGACTCCCCCCTCAGACTCTGACTCTGACACACAGGAGGGGGATGATGACGCCTTCAACACAGTGGGGGAGCTGAGCCCCCCGCCCCCTCGCCACAGGAACACCTACGAGAGCGGCCGCAGGCAGAGCGCCCCGGGTCAGCTGGTCCAGGACCACGGGGGGTCAGAGTCTGAGCTGCAGTCCAGGAGGCCAGGCCTCGCCGAGTACTTCAGCAG gaagCAGCGGTCCGTCCCTCAAAGCGCTCCTGGTTGGAAGCTGTTTGGTAAAGTTCCTCCCAAACAGAGTCCCACCAAACAGGCTCAGATCATCCAGCAG GAGTTTGAGGCACGGCAGATGGCCGCCTGCAGCTCCCCTACCCATCATGCCGCGGGGCAGCAGAGCAAGAGAAAGGTGGAGTTTGAGCCGCTGTCGACCACAGCGCTGATCCTGGAGGACCGGCCGCC gaaCCTCCCAGCCAAGTCCGCGGAGGAGgcccagagacacagacagcagTACGAGCAGATGGTGGCCGCGGCCAAGAGGAGAG AGCTGAAGGAGGCTCAGAGGAGGCGGCAGCAGAAGGAGCAGCGGCTCCGACAGGAGGAGCTGCTCTCAAACACGTCGCTGGTCTGGAACCTGCACATCCTGCCACACTGGGACCTCAT GAGGTCTAGTCGCCGGGCTCAGGACCTGTGGTGGGGCGGTTTACCTCCCAGTGTCCGAGGGCGGGTCTGGAGCCTCGCTGTGGGAAACGAGCTCAACATCACTGCAG agcTGTATGAGATCTTCCTGTCCAGAGCAAAGGAGAAGTGGAGGAGCCTCAATGAGACCGACG GTGCAGCGCCGGCCGGCCTGGAGCGCATCACGCGGGACGTCTCTAGGACTTTGCCCTCACTGCTCGTCTTCCACAAG ggcGGCCCTTATCACGACCTGCTGCAAAGTATTCTGGGAGCTTACACCTGTTACAGACCTGATGTGGGATat gTCCAGGGGATGTCCTCCATGGCAGCCATGTTGATCCTGAACATGGACGAGGTGGAGGTCTTCATCAGCTTCTCCAACCTGATCAACAGACCCTGTCAGCTGGCTTTCTACAGAGTGGACCACCAGCTG ATGCTCAGGTATTTCGGGGCCTACCAGGTGTTCTTCCAGGAGACTCTTCCCCGTCTCTTCCTTCACTTCCAGTTTTCAGGTGTGACTCCAGACCTCTACCTCATGGACTG gatcctgtccctctacatgaagcccctccccctggaCGTGGCGTGCAGAGTTTGGGACGTCTTCTTTCGGGACGGGGAGGAGTTCCTGTTCAGGGCGGCTCTGGGGATTCTGAGGCTCTACCAGGACCTCCTGCTCCACATGGACCTGGTCAGCATCG ctcagtTCCTGTCCCGCCTTCCCGATGAGGAGCTGCTCTCCGATAGGCTGTTCGCCTGCATCTCGGCCACGCCCATGCTGAgcgggaacaggaagtggactcaG gtgttGTCGTCGTGCAGAGACTCAGAGAGGACCAgctga